The Fibrobacter sp. genomic interval AGTTGCAGGTGCTGGGCAAGTCTATCGGCATTCCCGTGTACGACGAAGGTCAGGGCAATCCGGTCGAAATCATCAAGCACGGTTACCAGTACGCCAAGGACAACGGCTTTGACCTGGTGATTTACGATACCGCAGGCCGCTTGCAGATCGACGAAGAGTTGATGCAGGAACTGGAAAAGGCCCGCGACGCCGTTCACCCCGACGAAATCCTGTTCGTGGCAGACGCCATGATCGGTCAGGAAGCGGTGAACGTGGCAGAGACCTTCTGGAACCGCCTGAACTTTACGGGCGTTTGCCTTTCGAAGATGGATGGCGACACCCGCGGCGGTGCAGCGCTCAGTATTAAGAAGATGACGGGGGTACCCATCTGCTTTATCGGTGTCGGCGAAAAGCTCCCCGAAATTGAACTGTTCCACCCAGACCGTATGGCCAGCCGAATTCTCGGCATGGGCGACGTGGTGAGCCTTGTGGAAAAGGCCCAGCAGGTCATCGACGAAAAAGACGCGAAGGACCTGAAGAAGAAGATTCTCAACAACACCTTCGACCTGAACGATTTCTTGAACCAGTTGCGCACCATCAAGAAGCTCGGCCGCATCAAGGACATTCTGAGCCTGATTCCGGGCCTGAACAAGCTCCCCATCGACCAGATTGACGAAAAGGAACTGGTTTACGTGGAAGCTGTGCTCAGCTCCATGACGCCCAAAGAACGCAAGAAACCGCAGATTCTGGACGGCAGCCGCAAGGCACGCGTAGCCAAGGGTTCCGGCACCGAAATCGGTCGCGTGAACGCCGTGCTCAAGCAGTACGAGACCATGAAGGAAATGTTCAAGAAGGTCGGCGATTTTGCCCGCAAGCAGAACAACGGCGGACAAGTAGGGAGCAACTATACCCCGCCCAAGGTCAAAAAGAAGCGAAAATAAACTTCGGCAAAGCAGCGCTTGCCTCGCGCTTACGCAAGAGTAAGCGATTAAAGACTCGGGTCAACTCACTCAAGTTTTTTTGCGTGACTTTTTTTGTTGCGGTTATACGAAGTATAATCGGGAGCGCAAACTTGTTTGCGCGACTTTTTTTGTGTGTTTCGCGGGCACTTTCGGTGCCTGTATCATATACGCCGCGTTTTGCTTCATTCATAGAAAAATATTTTTCAAATATCACACTTTTTGCGATTTTTATACAAAAATTCAATTTTTTGTATCATTTTCTATTGATTTTTAGAATTTTTTAGGCTATATTACAAGCGTAAGGAAACGAACCATGAAACCGATTACCGAATACCAAGATTACCGCCGCTACATGCAGGACTTCTACGAAGAAAAGAAGAAGTCCGGCTTCACCTGGCGCGAGTTTTCGAAGGGCGCAGGATTTGCATCGCCCTCGTACCTCAAGCTGGTATGCGAGGGCAAGAGTTCGCTCAGCCGCGTCGGACTCCCGCGCGTCGCAAACGCCATGGGGCTTGCAGGTTACGAGCGTACCTACTTCGAGAAGATGGTCGAGTTCGGGAATGCGTCGAACGACGAAAAGAAGAAGGCCGCGTTCACGGAACTCACCCGCATCGCCGAGGAACAGAAGGCTCGCGTTATTGATTCCGACATATTCGCCTACTACGAATCCGCCATAAACTCCATCGTGCGCGAACTTGCACCCCTGATGCCGGGGGCACTCCCGAACGAGATGGCAAAGCGAATCAAGCACCTCTACACTGCGCAGCAGGTCCGCGATTCGCTTGCGATGCTCACTCGCGCAAAATTCCTCGAAGAAACCGGCGAGAATGTTTACCGCCAAACAGACAAGGCGATTACCGGCTCGACGGAGGCGATTCCTTTGGCGCTGCGCAGCATGAACCGCGAAATGAGCGACCTTGCGAAAGAAGCGATCGACAAAATTGACGTACACGAGCGAAACATCTCTGGAGTGACCATGGGCGTCGATGCCCCAACTTTTGCACGAATTTCTGAAGAAATCGACAAATGCCGCCGCAACGTGATTGCGCTCGCAAACGGCTGCAAGAACATCGACCGCGTTTACCGTTTAAACCTTCAACTTTTCCCGCTTACGGAAAACGTATAGGAGAAAGTACCATGAATACCTCTAAGAAATTTTTCTCCATCATAATCATGCTGTTTACATCTGCTCTCGCCCTGATGGCGGTTACCTCGCTTGTGGCCTGCGGGAACGACAACACCGCCGGCACCGACGAGCAACCGAATTCCATCACCGCAGCACTCGACAGCGCTACTACCGAATGGTTCCAGGAACACACGCTCGTCGCCCCGGAAACACAAAGTTCGCCCTGCATCGACTGCCCTCACGATATCATCATTCACGATCCGACAGACGACACCCAAGCCCCAAAAATCCAGGCGGAAAATGGATACCTGTACCACGTCGCAAACGAAAGTTTTGAATCCATCGTCTGCGAGAACGACTCGAACTGGTTCGTCTACTCTGTAAGTGTAAACGACTCTGTTACACAAAAGCGCCTGACGCTCCCGGATTCGTCAACGGCCGAAGCCTTTGAAGCGGACTGCGAAGAAGAGAGCGGAGCATTCGTGTCGGACACGGCTACGACCATCGAAGGTCAGCACAGTTTCAATTGTAGCCTTACAATTCCCAACGACGAAACATCAAGCGACGATAGAACAAAATACGTCGACGCATACTGGAAAAAATATGTAGAACTTATCATCGGCATCTGCCGGAACTAAAAATCTTAAAATGTTAGGAGGGAACCTATGAACACCATAACCAAAACCATCATCTGCGGGATTGCCGCATTCGCGTTGTACGCCTGCTCAAGCGACAACTCCACATCGCCGGAACACACCGGCACAGCAAGCCCCCAGACCGGCATCGACAAGGGCGTCCAGCAAATATCCCTCGGGCCAAGCGAAGAGGCCGCCTATATCGAGACAATTCTCGAGGGGAAGCCGATCAGCAACATGATTGCGGTCGACCCCCCGCAGTGCGTCAACGACACCGACGGAGTTGAGTGGTGCCCGCCCTACAGGGTGAAAACGGAATCGGGAACACTGTTACACGCCTGGGGCGGAATCGCCGAGACCATATACTGCGAAAGAGCAAGCGACACCATTTCATTAGATGTATTCCTGCACAACAACACCATCACAAAGAGGTGGATTAACCCGCTATTCACCGCATTCGACGAAGCCAAGGAAGAGTTCAGGGATTCCTGCGCCAGCGAAAGCGGCAGAATCACAGAAGATACCGAAAGCACTATCGCCTGCGAACTCACGCTGGAGCCGCTCAATACCGACAAGGAATACACGCCTCCCCCCGAAGGTGAAATTAGCCTGGAGTTCTCGTTCCACTACTACGACCCGAGTTGGGAAGTATTCGCATCAAAAACCATCTGGCCCTGCAGGATTCCAGCCGTTATCGAAGAATAAGGCACGAAAACCGCGAAAAATCATACATTTCATGAAAAATTACATTATATGAAAAAATTTTTCGTATAGTGTTTTCTTTTTTGTAAGAAAAATGGTAGATTGTAGACAGCAATATTTTCAAAAAACGAAAAAACAACAAAAAAAAAGGAAAATAAATGGCATCTACCTCCTATTCCGCTAACGCGCTCGTCACAGCCCTCAAGAAACCCCGTGACAAATTCACCAAGGAAGATATCAAGAAGTACATCTTCGACAACGGCATCCGCCACCTGAACTTCATGTACGCCGGCGGAGACGGCCGTCTCAAGACCCTCAACTTCGTCATCAACGATGCCGACTACCTGGACGAAATTCTCAGCTGCGGCGAACGCGTAGACGGTTCATCGCTGTTCAGCTACATCGAAGCCTCCTCCTCCGACCTCTACGTGGTGCCGAAATTCTCCTCCGCATTCATGGACCCGTTCGCAGAACTCCCGACTCTCTGCCTGCTCTGCAGTTTCTTCAACAAGGACGGGCAGCTGCTGGAATCTTCTCCGGAATACACCCTCCACAAGGCCTGCGAAGCCTTCAAGAAGGAGACCGGCATGGAATTCCAGGCCATGGGCGAACTGGAATACTACGTAATTGCCGACGACACAGGCGAGTTCCCTGCCGTTGACCAGAAGGGCTACCACGAATCCGCCCCGTTTGCCAAGTTCAACGAGTTCCGCCAAAAATGCATGCTCTACATCGCCCAGGCCGGCGGCCAGATCAAGTACGGCCACAGCGAAGTGGGCAACTTCACCCAAGACGGCAAGCTCTACGAGCAGAACGAAATCGAGTTCCTCCCCTGCCCCGCCGAAGACGCTGCCAACCAGCTCACCATCGCCAAATGGATGATCCGTAACCTGGGTGCAGAATTCGGCCTAGACGTGACGTTCGCCCCGAAGATCACCGTAGGCAAGGCGGGCTCGGGCCTGCACATCCACATGCGCATCATGAAGGACGGCAACAATCAGATGCTCAAGAACGGAGTCATCAGCGATACCGCCCGCCGCGCCATCGCAGGCATGATGAAGCTTGCCCCCTCCATCACCGCGTTTGGCAACCAGAACCCCACCTCTTACCTGCGCCTGGTGCCCCATCAGGAAGCCCCCACCAACGTGTGCTGGGGCGACCGCAACCGCTCCGTGCTGGTACGCGTACCGCTGGGCTGGGCATCCAAGACCGACCTCTGCAAGATTGCGAACCCGAACGAAAAGGGCACAAGCTACGACACCCACCAGAAGCAGACCGTGGAAATGCGTTCCCCGGACGCCAGCGCCAACGTGTACCTGCTCATGGCCGGCCTCTGCGTCGCTTGCCGCCACGGCCTTAGCCTCAAGGACGGCCTGAAGGTGGCCGAACAGACCTACGTGAACGTGAACATCCACAAGAAGGAAAACGCGAAGCTGTTGAGCAAGCTGGACACCCTGCCCGACAGCTGCTGGGCCAGCGCCGACTGCCTTGCCAAGCAGCGCAAGGTCTACGAGGAATTCGGCGTGTTCAGCCCCGCCATGATCGACGGCATCATCGACCAGCTGAAGGCCTTCAAGGACAAGACGCTCCGCGCCCAGGTCACCAAGTCCAAGACCGCCATGCAGAAGCTCGTGAAGACATACTTCTACTGCGGGTAATGAAATGGGCGCAAAAAATGCGCCTCAAGGTTCCGATTATAAAAAAGGCTCCGGTTTGTCCGGAGTCTTTTTTCAGGATTGTTTCAACTTTTTCTTGCGGGAATACATCTGCTGGTCGGCGCGTTCGAACACCTGGGCCACATTCCTGTCCTTGGCAGGCTCAAAGCAGGCCATGCCGCAGGCCACCACCACGCCACCCTTTTTCTGGTTCTCCTGAACGATTCCGTCAATCTGTTCCTGGAGGTCTTCGCGCCTTCTGTAGTCGAAGTCCCGAAGGATGACAGCAAACTCGTCGCCGCCTATGCGGAACACCGGGCTGTGCTTGAAGATTTCGCAGACCAGCTTGGCCGCCCCGCAAATATATTCGTCTCCGGCCTTGTGCCCCTTGGTGTCGTTCACCTCCTTGAGGCCGTTTACGTCGCAGACGGCAACGGCAAATTCCTGACAGGCGCCGGACTGTATTTCATGGTCCAGCCTGGTCTCGAATTCCACGAAGGCGTTCTTGTTCTTGACTCCCGTAAGGCTGTCCCTGTGGGATTTTTCGAGGGCAAGGCTCAGGGCTTCGGAGAACTCGTGCTCCCTGCGGACCTGGGCGTCGATGTTGCTCACCGCAATAACAATATGTTCTTCGCCGGAGGCCACCGCCTTCATGTTCATGTACGTGGGAACGCCGTGGACCAGCAGGCGATAGGTGTAAGAGAAACTGCCGCTGTTGTCCAATTCCTTCAGTAGGGTATCCTTCACGAGAACCGCCGAAAGCAGTTCCCGGTCCTCTTCGTAGATGACCCTCTGCAAGTTTTTCTGACAGTCGCCCCAAAAATCATCCCCGCTTTCTTCGATAGCCAGTTCCTTGTAAAATTCCTTGGCCTTGTATTCCGCGTAGTGGTCGGTCTTGCGGTTCACGCGGTAGATGGTGACGTACTGGTTTGCAAGGGCCAGGGCGATTTGACCATAGGTAGCGCTCTTGGAAGTTTCCTGCTCCAGCTTTTTCTGCTGCTTAACCTGGGAATCCACGTTGCAGACGCCCACCACCAGGTAGTTCTTGTCACCGAACTGGATGTGGACCGATTTCAGGGTATACCAGACAGGCTCCCCGTCAATCAGCAGGCGGTAGTTCAAGGTAAAGGGACTGCCATCCGACGTTTCGACCAGTACGTTTTCCTTGGTCAAGGCCCTGGAAAGCATGCCCTGGTCCGCCTCGAAGACCACGTTCTTCAGGTTTTTCTGCACATCTCCCCAGAACTCGTTACCGGAGTAGTCCAGCTGCAGTTGGCGGTAACCGCCACGGGAGGAATACTCCGCATAACGGTCCGTCTCGATATCTACAAAGTACACGCTCTCGTAATCCAGGGAGAGAGCCATGGCCATTTCAGAGAAAGATTGGGTTCCGTCCATGGCCTAAAATCTATATCTTTTCTACGAGGGTGGCGGATAGCCCCAGAAAAAACGGGGTTTTAGGGGTGTCCCCTAGGAGAGGGGGTGATGGAGGACGCGAAAAGCCACGATGAAAGCGGATAGGAGATCCCCGCCTGCGCGGGGATGACAAGGTGGTGGCGGGGATGACAAGGTGGCGGCGGGGATGACAAGGTGGTGGCGGGGATGACAAGGTGGTGGCGGGGATGACAAGGCGGTGGCGGGGATGACAAGGTGGTGGCGGGGATGACAAGATGGGCTGAGCGGCCGAAATCAGGGGGAGGCTTCCCCCTCTTGGGTAAAAAAAGGACTAGTTTCGTGTCAAAACTGGCGATTTTCGGTCAAAATCGTCAATTTTAGGGCATTTGGGCCCCGCCAGCTTAATATTAGTTTATCCGTAAAGAACGGAAAAATTTTACATTCCGTCCTTTACACACAAGTTTTTTGTTGTTATATTTGGCCTCAAAAAGAAACAATCAACCCTAAAAGAGGTTAAAATGGCAACTGTTATCCGTCTCGCTCGCTTTGGCAAGCGTCACAACCCCATCTACCGCGCCGTGGTCATCGACAGCCGCAAGGCCCGCGACGATAGCTTTATCGAACAGGTGGGTTTCTACAACCCCAACCTGAAGAAGCCGGAAATCCGCTTCGAACAGGAAAAGGTCCTCAAGTGGCTCCAGACCGGCGCACAGCCCTCTGACACCGTCCGCAGCCTCCTGAAGAAGGTGGGCATCATGGAACTGTTCCACGAGCTCCGCGCCGGCCGCTCCATCGAAGGCAAGGTCGCTACTCCTAAGGCTGACAAGGCCAAGAAGGCCAAGCTCGGTCCCAAGGCTCTCGCCAAGATCGAAGCTGAAAAGGCCGCCAAGGAAGCCGCCGCTGCCGAAGCCGCTGAAGCCGCCGAAGCTCCTGCCGAAGCCGCCGCTGAAGCCCCTGCCGAAGCCTAATCAAATTCTTTTGAAGAGTCCTGTGCCAAGCGCACAGGGCTTTTTTCGTCTAGAGGCGTCTCCGCAAAGCTTTCCGCTCCAGCGGATCCTCGCCTCCGCGAGGATGACGATGTTTAAAACCCGCAGGCCCGACCTCACACCTCCCTAGATCCTAGATCCTAGCCCCTAGATCCTAGCCCCTAGATCCTAGCCCCTAGCCCCTAGATTCTAACCCCTATCCCCTACCCAATGCCCGACTACTCCAACTACATCACCGTCTGCGAACTTATGGGAAGCCATGGTGTCAAGGGCTTTATCAAGGCCCGGCCCACGACCCATGACCCGGAGCGCCACAAGCTGTTGAAGGCCGTGGTGGTGGAAAAGGTGAACGGGCAGTTCGTGGAACTGGAAGTGGAAGAGTCCAAGCTGGCGGGGGCGCTCTGGCACCTGAAGTTCAAAGGTTTCGATACTCCGGAATCCTTGCGGCCCCTGGTGAACGGGAGCCTGATGGTAAGCCCCGACGAGCGTATTCCCGCCCCCGAAGGGGAGTTCTACCTGGACGACCTGGCAGGCTTTGCGGTCAAGCTCTCGGACGGACGCACCGTAGGCGAAGTGCTGGAGGTGCAGGAACTGCCCACTGTAGACGCCTTCCTCATCAAGTTTGCCGAAGAAGCCCAGGCGGAGTTTTCCAAGAAGCCCATCCTTGCCCCCTGGATTGAGGACTGCGTGTCAGAAATTGACGAAGAAAACCGGGCCATCGTCTGCGACGGCGACTACCTGCGGGCGCTGTGCCCCGAGGAGCGCCCATGAGAATCGACTGCATCACCATATTCCCCGAGATGTTTGCCCCCATGAAGCAGTCCATCATGGGCCGCGCCCAGAGCAAGGGAATTCTGCAGTTCAACACCGTGTTTTTGCGGGACTTTGCCGTGAACGACTACGGCCAGGTGGACGACGTGCCCTACGGTGGCGAACCGGGGATGGTGCTCAGACCTGAACCCCTGGCCCAGGCTATCCGTAGCACGGGCGTCAAGGAAGACGGCGGCAAGGTCATCTACAT includes:
- a CDS encoding TIGR02147 family protein, encoding MKPITEYQDYRRYMQDFYEEKKKSGFTWREFSKGAGFASPSYLKLVCEGKSSLSRVGLPRVANAMGLAGYERTYFEKMVEFGNASNDEKKKAAFTELTRIAEEQKARVIDSDIFAYYESAINSIVRELAPLMPGALPNEMAKRIKHLYTAQQVRDSLAMLTRAKFLEETGENVYRQTDKAITGSTEAIPLALRSMNREMSDLAKEAIDKIDVHERNISGVTMGVDAPTFARISEEIDKCRRNVIALANGCKNIDRVYRLNLQLFPLTENV
- the rpsP gene encoding 30S ribosomal protein S16, with protein sequence MATVIRLARFGKRHNPIYRAVVIDSRKARDDSFIEQVGFYNPNLKKPEIRFEQEKVLKWLQTGAQPSDTVRSLLKKVGIMELFHELRAGRSIEGKVATPKADKAKKAKLGPKALAKIEAEKAAKEAAAAEAAEAAEAPAEAAAEAPAEA
- the ffh gene encoding signal recognition particle protein — translated: MFSQLTDSLESTLKNLRGQGKLTEENVAESLREVRRAFLEADVNFNVTRDFVKAVKEKAMGTEVLNSVTPGQQIVKIIHDELVAVMGGETKEINLSGPAPVGIMMVGLQGSGKTTFAGKIALWMSSKKKRRPLLVAADVYRPAAIKQLQVLGKSIGIPVYDEGQGNPVEIIKHGYQYAKDNGFDLVIYDTAGRLQIDEELMQELEKARDAVHPDEILFVADAMIGQEAVNVAETFWNRLNFTGVCLSKMDGDTRGGAALSIKKMTGVPICFIGVGEKLPEIELFHPDRMASRILGMGDVVSLVEKAQQVIDEKDAKDLKKKILNNTFDLNDFLNQLRTIKKLGRIKDILSLIPGLNKLPIDQIDEKELVYVEAVLSSMTPKERKKPQILDGSRKARVAKGSGTEIGRVNAVLKQYETMKEMFKKVGDFARKQNNGGQVGSNYTPPKVKKKRK
- a CDS encoding GGDEF domain-containing protein; translated protein: MDGTQSFSEMAMALSLDYESVYFVDIETDRYAEYSSRGGYRQLQLDYSGNEFWGDVQKNLKNVVFEADQGMLSRALTKENVLVETSDGSPFTLNYRLLIDGEPVWYTLKSVHIQFGDKNYLVVGVCNVDSQVKQQKKLEQETSKSATYGQIALALANQYVTIYRVNRKTDHYAEYKAKEFYKELAIEESGDDFWGDCQKNLQRVIYEEDRELLSAVLVKDTLLKELDNSGSFSYTYRLLVHGVPTYMNMKAVASGEEHIVIAVSNIDAQVRREHEFSEALSLALEKSHRDSLTGVKNKNAFVEFETRLDHEIQSGACQEFAVAVCDVNGLKEVNDTKGHKAGDEYICGAAKLVCEIFKHSPVFRIGGDEFAVILRDFDYRRREDLQEQIDGIVQENQKKGGVVVACGMACFEPAKDRNVAQVFERADQQMYSRKKKLKQS
- the rimM gene encoding 16S rRNA processing protein RimM; the encoded protein is MPDYSNYITVCELMGSHGVKGFIKARPTTHDPERHKLLKAVVVEKVNGQFVELEVEESKLAGALWHLKFKGFDTPESLRPLVNGSLMVSPDERIPAPEGEFYLDDLAGFAVKLSDGRTVGEVLEVQELPTVDAFLIKFAEEAQAEFSKKPILAPWIEDCVSEIDEENRAIVCDGDYLRALCPEERP
- a CDS encoding glutamine synthetase — its product is MASTSYSANALVTALKKPRDKFTKEDIKKYIFDNGIRHLNFMYAGGDGRLKTLNFVINDADYLDEILSCGERVDGSSLFSYIEASSSDLYVVPKFSSAFMDPFAELPTLCLLCSFFNKDGQLLESSPEYTLHKACEAFKKETGMEFQAMGELEYYVIADDTGEFPAVDQKGYHESAPFAKFNEFRQKCMLYIAQAGGQIKYGHSEVGNFTQDGKLYEQNEIEFLPCPAEDAANQLTIAKWMIRNLGAEFGLDVTFAPKITVGKAGSGLHIHMRIMKDGNNQMLKNGVISDTARRAIAGMMKLAPSITAFGNQNPTSYLRLVPHQEAPTNVCWGDRNRSVLVRVPLGWASKTDLCKIANPNEKGTSYDTHQKQTVEMRSPDASANVYLLMAGLCVACRHGLSLKDGLKVAEQTYVNVNIHKKENAKLLSKLDTLPDSCWASADCLAKQRKVYEEFGVFSPAMIDGIIDQLKAFKDKTLRAQVTKSKTAMQKLVKTYFYCG